From the Callithrix jacchus isolate 240 chromosome 22, calJac240_pri, whole genome shotgun sequence genome, the window GAACGTGTGAGAGTGCTGAGCATTTGAAACCatattaggctgggtgtggtggctcacacctccaatcccaacactttcggaggccgaggcaggatgatcacttgagtgtagcagtttgagacaagtctgggcagcatagcaagaccaaTCTATATAAAAAaactaaggctgggtgcagtgactcacacctgtaatcccagcactttgggaggccaaggcaggcacatcacttgaggccaggagttccagaccaacctagccaacatggtaaaaccctgtctctactaaaataacaaaaattagccaggtatagtggtgcatgtctgtagcccAGGCTACTCAGAAACTTGAGGCAagaggaccatttgagcccaagaattcgaggttacagagagctatgatcatgccactgcactctggcctggttgacagagcaagtcGCTgtctcttaataataataattgagtttataaataaaaatcaaagcctTAAACAGTCTTATATGGTGCACATTTTAATGTGACCATCCATACATGGGTTCTTCTCACCTTAGATATAAGGTAGAAGTGTCACATGAAGACATTCTCAGTATTCTAAGTTCTTGGAAATTCAAGAATCTCATGACACAAGCCTTCATATTTCTCACAAAGAATTACTCTCCTCACGGATATCCTCCCAGAGATGTCTGGATCAGAGGCAGCGTCCagtaagtgtttttgttttgttttgttgttttctttgagatggagtttcgctcttgttacccaggctggagtgcaatggcgtaatctcggctcaccgcaacctccgcctcctgggttcaggcaattctcctgcctcagcctcctgagtagctgggattacaggcacgcaccaccatgcccagctaattttttatatttttagtagagacgggatttcaccatgttgaccaggatagtctcgatctcttgacctcgtgatccacccgcctcggcctcccaaagtgctgggattataggcgtgagccaccacgcccagcccccaaGAAGTGTTTTAAGAGCTGCCCTCATGGTCCAGCTCTGACACAGGATAGCAGTGAATGTATATAAAAAACAAGGGGTCAAAACCCCTTTACCTCTCAAACATTCCCCTACCAAAGAAAGCAAGCTGATCTTACAAGGAAGTCTGTAAGGATATAAAGCAAGAAGATACCTGTACCGAAAGTTTCCATAAGTTTACAGAATAAATCCCAGGGCGGGTCAGATTCCAGCACGGCTCTTTATAGGACAAGTAATTGACGACCTGGTCACAGGAAGTTTTCTCACATCGGTGACAATTATGTAGTAACTTTTCCTTATGAGTTCTCAGTAAGATTTTCCTCTGGCAAAGACCGTCCTTAATAGGTGTATTTTGAATGTCTTTCTCCAGCATGAGTTACCTGATTTTGATGGAATGCCTTCCACATTTCTCTCTGGTACAAATCCGTCTGCAATGAGTGAGAACTGAGTGGTGGCTGAAGGGATCCTTGCGTTCACTGCATTCATTCACAGGGCTTCTCTCCAGAGTAACTGCTCATGTGTTAGTTAAGAAAgagctgacaaaaaaaaaaaataaagtttcctgGCATTCTTTGCACTTGGAGGATTTCTTCCTCCTGTGTGGGTCCCATTATGAATGATAAAATAGGAACAGTCGGTGAAGGCCTTGCGATAATCATTGCAGTAGAGTTCTCTCATGTATGGACCCTTTGGTGCTGCAGAAGGTGGGACCTGCGTTTGAAGGCCTTCCCACACTGGATACACTTGTAGGGCATTTCCCCAGTGTGGATGACAGAGTGCTGAATGAGGTACGTGCTCCGGTGAAAGGCTTTCCCACACTGGGTGCATTCATAGGGCTTCTCCCCAGTGTGAATCCGCTGGTGCTGCATGAGTTCTGAGCTGCATCTGAAGGCCTTTCCACACTCCATGCAATcatagggcttctctccagtgtggatGATGTAGTGTTGAATTAGGTGAGCCCTATTGCTAAAGGCTTTCTCACATTCTTTGCACTCAaagggtttttctccagtatggGTCCTGTTATGGCGAATAAAAGTAGACCGGTGGGTAAAGGCCTTTCGACACTGACTGCactcatagggtttctctccagtgtggacTGGATGGTGCTGCATGAGGTATGACCTGCGTCTGAAGGCCTTCCCACACTCAGGGCACTTGTATGGCTTCTCCCCGGTGTGGATAAGGTAGTGCCGAATGAGAGTTGAGCTCTGgctaaaggctttcccacacgCGTTGCATTCGTAGGGCTTCATTCCCGTGTGAACCCTTTGATGTCGAACAAGATACCACTTCCTGTTAAAACCTTTCCCACACTGTTTGCATTTGTAGGGGGGTGTCCCTGCATGGATCAAGGTGTCTTTCCCTGGCTGCTGTGAGTCACATTCATGGAGAACATCTGCTGATAACCACGCTTGTAATGCCCTGGAGTGCAGACTCTCATTTGGCTCCAAACTTTCACCTTCAAGGCTCGCTTTCCCCAGCTGGGTCTCCTTGTAGGGGTCTATCTCTGGTGTCACCTGACCTTTCTGCATTTCCAAAAGCCCTTCCTGATCCCTAGATCTCCCCAACCTTGAATCACTTGAACATTCCAGAGTCAGGCTTCCCCGGAGAAAGGCCCGCTCAGATAAGACTGGTGGGTAAGTGGTTGGCTCTCTGGTCTGAACTTGTGCTTTGTCACCTGAAGGGCATTGACAGACAGAGGAGGGGACTTTTagtgataaaatacagaaaaaacaaaataaccactTCAGTAggaaaataaagatggaaatagTGCCTGTGATACTTGCTGCAttttcacacctgtaacccaagtTTCCAAATACTTCTGATGGTCCTTGTATCTTTGACACTATTAAAGGGAAAATCTGGAGGGCAGACTGGACCAAGGGACAGAGGACTCACAGTAGACATTCCTCTTCACAGTTCAGAGTAAGGAAGAGATAATACATTTTGATGACATTGTCTGAAGAGCATTTGCTTCAAGAGTTGAAGACATacattcatctgacaagggattaataaccagaatatttaAGGCGCATAAACAatgctataggaaaaaaatctaagaatctgattttaaaatgtgcaaaagatactaatagacatttctcaaaagaatacatacaaatagcaaacaggtacatgaaaaagtgctcaatataattgatcaaagaaatgcaaatcaaatgagatctctacaatgagatatcatctcatccctgttaaaatggcttttatccaaaagacaggcaatggtggcaaggatgtggagaaaagggaacccttatatgctattggtgggaatttaaattagtaaaCTACCatagagaacagtttggaagttcctcaaaaaactaaaaatagagccacCATATAATCTGGCAATCCCAATACAGATATacgctcaaaagaaaaaaatagtagtatatcaaagagatatctgcactcacatgtttattgcagtattatgcacagtagccaagatttggaaacaatttAAGGGtccatgaacaaatgaatgaataaagaaaatgtggtgtatacacaCAGTGGggtactatttggccataaaaaaggagatcctatcatttgcaacaacatggatggaactagaaatcactatgttaagtgaaacaggctaggcacagaaagacaaacgtcacatgttctcactcatttgtcggagctaaaagtaaaaacaattgaactcatggagacagggagtagaaagatggttacctGAACTGGGAAAGGCAGTGGGGAGGAAGTGAGGATGGTTAATGGGCACCAAAATAAGAATTAATAAGACCTAGTAAttgacagcacaacagggtgGCTACAGTCGACAATAATTTACtgtatactctaaaataaacaaGGATACAATTTGATTGTATGTAACACAAAGAAACGATACATGCTCGAGGTGACGGAAACTTCCCTCActttgatgtgattattatgcgttgtatgcctgtatcaaaatatgcACCCCATAAGTGTGTACACCTACGTACCCACATAAGTTAAAAATtaaggcaggcacggtggctcacgcctgtaatcccagcattttgggaggctgaggtgggtggatcacctgaggtcagaagtttgagaccagactgaccaacatggagaaaccctgtctactaaaaatacaaaaattagccaggtgttgtggcgcgttcctgtaatcccagctacttgggaggctgaggcaggagaatcgcttgaacccaagaggtggaggttgtggtgagccaagatcgtgccattgcattccagcctgggcaacaagagtgaaactctgtctcaaaaaaataataattaaaaaaaaaaaaactgaagcccGTTGGTGCTGTGAGAGTTTAGGCAAGTGGCACCTAACAAGACcggaaggaaaaaaagatgatggaaggctttctggaggaggCATCCCGTAAGCTGAGTCCTAAAAGAGAAGCCAGAGTCACTgccagagagaggaagggggcAAGGGGTTGAAAGTGAGGAAGTAAAAATGGGCACATTCACCCTTTGGGAACAAGATGCCTGGTGAAACCAACGTAAAAGGGTGTTTAGATctggaggaagagaatgaagaacCCAGCACAAAAGGGACAGAAGGACACCCAGGAACAAATGGTACAAAAGGCCAAGCATGGTAAGATCTGACAAGTTTCTGCTGCATTAGGAGGCACAGTGCCTGGCGGACAAGAGGGTCCGGAGACAGAAAGGCtcagttcaaatcctgcctctgtcAACTGGGTTGATATCGGAGGATGAATTCCTCAACTAAGAGACTAGGAGGTTCAATTTCTCAGGCTGTCATGAGGTTAAATGAGACATTATCCTCATTATTATTCTCATTGCTGCACTGGGCATTTAGGGTAATGGCAGTGACACGAACAAGAACAACTCCAGTGCTGTGCTTCGTAAAGTGGCCAACATCACATGCTCAGAAGACATGGGTGGAGCAGCAGTCTCATACCTGGCTGGTGGGGATGGGACAGGAAATGGCATGGCTACTCTGGAAAGATCTTTTGGGGTCTGACTTAAAGCTGAGCACAGACCTTTCTCGACTCCACCAGCTGTCTCCTGGGTGTAGATGCAACAGAAATTAGTGTTTATATGCactaaatattatgaaaaataatattcagccaggcgcggtggctcacgcctgtaatcccagcactttgggaggccgaggcgggtggatcacgaggtcaagagatcgagaccatcctggtcaacaaggtgaaaccctgtctctactaaaaatacaaaaattagctgggcatggtggcacgtgcctataatcccagctattcaggaggctgaggcaggagaattgcctgaacccaggaggcagaggttgcagtgagccgagatcacgccattgtactccagtctgggtaacaagagcgaaactccgtctcaaaaaaaaaaaaaaaagaaaaataatattcatagcagcatttttcATAATCTCCAAACAAGGTAAACAATACAAATGTCAACCAATAGGAGAGTGAAGAAATAGATCCTGATGTTTTCACACAGTGTTACGGTACACAGCATACAGGATGAATTCAGCTCATGGACATCATGATGTCTTGAAAAGCAGCAGcacacaaaagagaaaatgctCTGGGGCCCCAATTACGCCCATTCACAACCAATTACAAACTAATCCCTAGGGAGAGAGTCTAAACAGTGGCTACCACTGCGGGAGGAGCTACCGACAAAGACAAGGTGACAGGAATTGCCAAGGTACTGGAAATACTGCAAATCTTGACCTAGATGAAGGATTCTTCAATttgtagaaatgcaaaaattaaagcTGAGCTCTTCagatttgtatatattattgtacacataagaatttcttttttatttgggaaattttaaacaaaataaagtcaAGTGTAAACATCTCTTTCAAACATGAGACAACCCCAAGAAGCTTGGTTTTATAAGTGGGATCAACGCAAGTTACAGGCTATTGTAGGTGAAAAAatgttttgtctgttttcccTAAGTGTAAGCAGTGgtacacttttttgttgtttaaacttATATTGACTTTCTGCTTTTGTATTGAGCACACTTTTTATGTTGAATATAGAGAAGTTGAAGGCACAGACAAAACAGagattttgttaaaaatcaggTTCTCTGAGAACACAGCAGGTATGCTGCAAGCACTGGTAAAGACACTGGCCATGGCCAGAGGTAAGATCTCCATGACGGACAAGAAAAGCCAGCTAGGAGACGGCAGATGCATCTTTAAgaacattaaatataattattctgttttcaaaatgaagTAAATTATATACTGAGACATCAGCTGCTGGGGAAGCAGTGAAAATCTGAAACACATCTGGGTGGCTCCAAGAGCCGGTCCAGGGACAGGAGCTCCCCAGAAGCGTGGGGCTGATGTCGGGAGATTCATTAGCAGCGTCTGGTAGGGCGCAGGCAAAAGCTGATGAGAGCATGGCCAGGGTGTTGCTGAAGGAGCCATTGAAAGCGGTGGAGGTGATGGACTCGGGAGATACGGATCATTTAAAATGAGCAGGACTGTGGATCCATGGATGCTGGGTTTGATGAAGTCAGGAGGAATCCAGGAGCCTTGTGGCATTTCCAGCTTTCTAAGCTGCTTAGATGGCAAGACATTCTCTGAACTGAGTGTCTTTTTAGGCATCAGGAGCTAGAGGTGCCTCTGAGGCACAAGTGGAAATGTGGTACTGAGGGCACGAGTAGGGAGGTATTTGGAATACACAGGGTTGCAGATGGGGCTGGCTGAGAAGCCTGAGAGGACAGCCCATGACTCAGTGGTGATACCAATCCATGAGGCAGACAGCTCCAGCTACACTCATCAGCACAGATGTAGGGCAGAGAAGGCCAAATGTTACTTGGTGTTTTTCAGGGCAAGAAGAGCAGGAAGATATGGGGCAAAGGGCTGCTTCTGAGTGTCTGATGGTCAAACTGgaggatggatgagtggatggagaAGGTGGCATTCATAGCATAATGCAGATAGTAATATCAAGGGGAACAAAGTCCCCTTTCTCTGAGTCCAGAAAGAAATGTGTGATACTACTttttttaaggccaggtgcagttgctcatgcctgtaatcccagcactttgggaggccgaggcaggcggatcacctgaggtcggaagttcgagaccagcctgaccaacatggagaaaccccatctctactaaaaatacaaaaagtgtcTCTGGAGTCATCTGCCTCATGGATTGGTATCACCATTGAGTTATGGGCTCTCCTCTCGTGCTTCTTAGCCAGCCCCATCTGCAACCCTGTGTGTTCCAAATGCCTCCCTACCCATTCCCTCAATCCCACATTTCCACTTAAGTGTCTCActacttttatttattgtaattaaAACTATACATGGATAATACTAACAGCTGACATTTGCCGATCCTATGGGCCAGGACCTAAACTCAGCAGTGTAATGAATTATCTCTACATCCTCTAACAACTCAATGACACAGAAATTATATCACCCTGATTTTTTTGAGTAGAGGAACCTGAGGTGATGTAAACCAAACCCACTAACTCTTCTCCTTGGGCACATAGCCAAATCACATTTGTCAGTCCTGAGCATACAGGTGTGGCCAAATGCCCAGTTCTTGTCGAGACTGTGTGGTTGTAAAGTATGTGTACAACTGGGTATGACTTCTCCCCttctatttattataattaaacttttatttattatactttattataattaaaactaTACATGGATAATACTAACAGCTGACATTTGCCGATCCTATGGGCCAGGAACTAAACTCAGCGGTGTCATGAATTATCTCTACATCCTCTAACAACTCAATGACACAGAAATTATATCACCCTGTGGTTGTAAAGTATGTGTACAACTGGGTATGACTTCTCCCCTTCTTGTTCGCCTTCTACCAGCTGGATTGAGCCAAAACAATCATAAAGATTCCTGTTTATAGTGGAAGGTACCTGTGTCAATGAATAACTGTGTGGCTCAGTGCTCACCTGATTAGGTACACTATACCCCAGTGTGAGTCAGAAACACCAGGCCCCGGAGAGGCCTCAGTGAGCAGTCTCACGCAGAAATGCAGAGGCAGTGGTGCCCTCACACTCTGAAAACTGCCATGACTACCGGACCAGCTGGGGGCTGCTTACCTACACAGGTAGGGTGTGAACGGCCGCTCTTCACTGTCCACAGCTCCTGCCCATGCTCTAGCAGGTGGACCAACTCTGCTTTGGGAACCCAGTACCCTGTTGATagcaaaataaatagaacaggggtgatttaatgagaaaatgaaatctcTGCATCCTGCCTAGGACTTTGTGACAGGGGCCAGAACATAAATGAAGCTGCTTGAAAGTAAGCAAAATGCTGGTGTGAGGCCAGAAAATCAAGGGCATTGTTCTGAGTGAACCGTGCTCCCCGCAAAAGTCACGTGCTGAAGCCCTGACACCCAGTGTGGCTGTACATGGACACAGGATCTTTAGAAGGTGATTAAAATTAAAGGATGTCATAAGGGCGGAGCCCTGATCTGATAGGATTATGGCCTTCTAAGaacaggaggagagggagagatgtCTCCTCCGTGTGAGAACACAGCagggcagccatctgcaagccaggagagAGGTCTCAACAGGAATCAAacttgccagcaccttgatcttggacttcccagcctccagaagtgtaagAAAATAAACTCTGGTAGTTTACACCACCCAACCCATgacattttattatggcagccaaGTAGATCAAGACAGGCACAAATCCCATTATGGGGCTACAACTGCcgtagtagagactgggtttcaccatgttggtcaggctggtctcgagcacctggcctcaagtgatcctcctgcctcactcagctcccagagtgctgggattatcggtgggagccactgcaccgagcCCTAGAAGGCATTTTCTTCTAACAATGTAAATCATTGCTtctcaaacactgcatgctcAGAGCCACCTAGAGATGCCTGATTCCAACCTCAGACCAGATCAAACAAAATTTCCTTGTGTGAGACCTGGACATCAGTACTTCTAAAGGGTACAAGAGATTGTGGTGCCCAGATGGGGTTGAAAACCACTGGCCGagcctgggcgtggtgactcCTGCTGTAATcacggcactttaggaggcccaggcaggaggatcacgtgacgCTGGAAGtttcagaacagcctggccaacatgacgaaaccctgtctctgccaaaaatacaaaaaaaactagccgggtgtggtggtgcgcacctgtggtcccagctcctcaaaggacagaggtggaaggactgcttgagcctaggaggcagaggctgcagtgaactgcactccagcctgagtgacagaacaaggctctatctcaaaaaaattaaaaaaggaaaagaaaaaccactggTTGAAATAAATTGGTAAATCAAGAGTCTTCATTAGACTAGTGACCAAAGCTGGATTCGCATTGTGAA encodes:
- the ZNF550 gene encoding zinc finger protein 550 isoform X2, whose amino-acid sequence is MLVSFKDVAVTFTQEEWRQLDPAQRTLYQEVMLETCGLLVSLGYWVPKAELVHLLEHGQELWTVKSGRSHPTCVGDKAQVQTREPTTYPPVLSERAFLRGSLTLECSSDSRLGRSRDQEGLLEMQKGQVTPEIDPYKETQLGKASLEGESLEPNESLHSRALQAWLSADVLHECDSQQPGKDTLIHAGTPPYKCKQCGKGFNRKWYLVRHQRVHTGMKPYECNACGKAFSQSSTLIRHYLIHTGEKPYKCPECGKAFRRRSYLMQHHPVHTGEKPYECSQCRKAFTHRSTFIRHNRTHTGEKPFECKECEKAFSNRAHLIQHYIIHTGEKPYDCMECGKAFRCSSELMQHQRIHTGEKPYECTQCGKAFHRSTYLIQHSVIHTGEMPYKCIQCGKAFKRRSHLLQHQRVHT
- the ZNF550 gene encoding zinc finger protein 550 isoform X1, with product MAEGKEAAQMLVSFKDVAVTFTQEEWRQLDPAQRTLYQEVMLETCGLLVSLGYWVPKAELVHLLEHGQELWTVKSGRSHPTCVGDKAQVQTREPTTYPPVLSERAFLRGSLTLECSSDSRLGRSRDQEGLLEMQKGQVTPEIDPYKETQLGKASLEGESLEPNESLHSRALQAWLSADVLHECDSQQPGKDTLIHAGTPPYKCKQCGKGFNRKWYLVRHQRVHTGMKPYECNACGKAFSQSSTLIRHYLIHTGEKPYKCPECGKAFRRRSYLMQHHPVHTGEKPYECSQCRKAFTHRSTFIRHNRTHTGEKPFECKECEKAFSNRAHLIQHYIIHTGEKPYDCMECGKAFRCSSELMQHQRIHTGEKPYECTQCGKAFHRSTYLIQHSVIHTGEMPYKCIQCGKAFKRRSHLLQHQRVHT